Proteins co-encoded in one Anabaena sphaerica FACHB-251 genomic window:
- a CDS encoding iron-siderophore ABC transporter substrate-binding protein, with product MNDSDMKIKSLTHWWRFVFTILCTLIVTVACHYGGSIPVNHQITNTACRQVEHAAGISCIPDKLERVVTLDPASLENAIALGIKPVGSVISDFSSYLQDQLIGMKNIGQIGEPNLESILVLKPDLILGLDYQQYIYSLSLKIAPTILLKFENSSQWKEVFTNFSLALGRQEVGKRVIKNYYRRLAEFKQKMGDNLSKIKVSVVRIYPNNINIYLLDSFCGTVLQDAGLSRSESQNIAASEAKKLFGNSVQVSIGNELIEKADGDVIFVWTGENTSQENETANKKLEQLKSNPLWKNLKAVKENKVYLVPSYWIGSSILAANAILDDLFKYLINTP from the coding sequence ATGAATGACAGTGATATGAAAATCAAAAGCTTAACTCACTGGTGGCGATTTGTGTTCACAATATTGTGTACTCTAATCGTAACCGTCGCTTGTCATTATGGTGGTTCTATACCTGTTAATCACCAAATTACAAATACAGCTTGTCGTCAAGTAGAACACGCTGCGGGTATCAGCTGTATTCCAGATAAATTAGAGAGAGTTGTGACGTTAGATCCAGCTTCCTTGGAAAATGCGATCGCACTAGGTATTAAACCTGTTGGTAGTGTAATCTCAGATTTTTCATCATATTTACAAGACCAGTTGATAGGAATGAAAAACATTGGGCAAATTGGTGAACCTAATTTAGAAAGTATTCTTGTGCTTAAACCTGATTTAATTTTAGGACTTGACTATCAACAATACATTTATTCTCTTAGTTTAAAAATTGCTCCTACAATTTTGTTAAAATTTGAAAATAGTAGTCAATGGAAAGAGGTATTTACAAATTTTAGCTTGGCTTTAGGTAGGCAGGAAGTTGGTAAAAGAGTGATAAAAAATTATTACCGTCGTCTTGCAGAATTTAAGCAGAAAATGGGTGATAATTTATCAAAAATTAAAGTTTCTGTAGTGAGAATTTATCCTAATAATATTAACATTTATTTACTTGATTCTTTCTGTGGAACTGTTTTGCAAGATGCCGGATTATCACGTTCAGAATCCCAAAATATTGCTGCATCAGAGGCTAAAAAATTATTTGGTAATTCAGTTCAAGTTTCTATTGGTAATGAATTAATTGAAAAAGCAGACGGTGATGTTATATTTGTCTGGACAGGTGAAAATACGAGTCAAGAGAATGAAACAGCCAACAAGAAATTAGAGCAACTTAAATCAAATCCCCTATGGAAAAATTTAAAAGCTGTAAAAGAAAATAAAGTTTATTTAGTTCCAAGTTATTGGATTGGTAGTAGTATTTTAGCTGCAAATGCAATTTTGGATGACTTATTTAAGTATCTAATTAACACGCCTTGA
- a CDS encoding TonB-dependent siderophore receptor, whose translation MKFELMNEIRLVGLALAVIGSLVQPAYAEQQTKEKSSVEDKEHYSSSAAQLLAQKGNTSVAKITGIKVNTTDKGIEVILQSPNIEALKPVNKSQGSNFIVEIPKTVLSLGTQNSFNQKNPVAGITNVSVTQTNANTVQLTVTGEKGVPTAELFDGDEGLIFELAPVVSATTPTQQSQTLVKISEVKFNTTSNGLEIILATQEGDKLQVSSKKDGNTFIVDIPSAQLSLPNGDTVSQKQPTAGISDITVSNFNTNTIRFTVTGTDNTPKVELFDSDEGLIFGVASTASTSQTETPTTQPETESTPTPQSENQTQPEQPTAQSDQPIELIVTGEQDRYRVIDATTATRTDTALRDTPQSIQVVPEQVLKDQQAIRLNDAVRNVSGVNTGDTFGGTKDNFVIRGFSSSFGGNILTNGLGSNGFATGFNETANLERVEVLKGPASVLYGNLEPGGVINLVTKKPLFQPFYSAEFQVGNHSFYRGAIDISSPLNVEKTASYRLNAAYENSGTFRNFDQRIERTFLAPVVSLQLGKQTDLTLEFSYLNDERPFDRGLIAIGNKVVDVPYNRIFGEPDDVSKVEEISASYLLEHRFNENLKLRNTFRFLSTDTFDYRADQLGLDEETGEVTRNFRSNDDIARKYAFQTDLTSKFKTGSIAHTLLFGVDFANRTSEGTQRRLPAGLTPSINIFNPIYNQIARPSLSELTNVVRDSKDTSSSLGLFLQDQISLTDNFKLVVGGRFDFVDQESRFNDETSNQYDTAFTPRVGLVYQPIKPISLYTSYSQSFQPNFATRADGSLLDPERGTQYEAGIRGEFLDSKLVTNLAIYQITKSNVATVDPNNTGFSIAVGEQKSTGIELDVTGQILPGWNIIASYAYTDAKVTTSNEGLKGNRLANVPYNSASLWTTYEFQKGNLQGLGLGLGAFFVGERQGDLENTFQLPSYVRTDAAIFYQRNNWRAALNFKNLFDINYIRSAEYREAIAPGDPFTVVGSIAVEF comes from the coding sequence ATGAAGTTTGAGTTAATGAATGAGATACGTTTAGTAGGATTAGCACTAGCTGTTATCGGCAGCTTAGTACAACCAGCCTATGCAGAACAGCAAACAAAAGAAAAATCTAGCGTTGAAGACAAAGAACATTATTCAAGTAGTGCAGCGCAATTACTAGCACAAAAAGGCAATACGTCAGTTGCAAAAATTACAGGTATTAAAGTTAATACCACTGATAAAGGCATTGAAGTAATTTTACAAAGTCCTAATATAGAAGCACTCAAGCCAGTTAATAAAAGCCAAGGCAGCAATTTTATAGTAGAGATACCCAAAACAGTCCTATCACTAGGTACACAAAACAGTTTTAACCAAAAAAATCCAGTTGCAGGTATTACCAATGTTAGTGTTACCCAAACAAACGCTAACACCGTCCAACTAACAGTTACAGGTGAAAAAGGTGTACCAACCGCAGAATTATTTGATGGTGATGAAGGCTTAATTTTTGAACTTGCACCCGTCGTATCTGCTACCACTCCAACACAGCAAAGTCAAACATTAGTTAAAATTAGTGAAGTTAAATTTAACACCACTAGCAATGGATTAGAAATCATCTTAGCTACTCAAGAAGGTGACAAATTACAAGTATCATCGAAAAAAGATGGTAACACATTCATTGTAGATATTCCCTCAGCCCAACTCAGTCTACCCAATGGTGATACAGTTAGCCAAAAACAACCGACTGCTGGAATTAGCGACATTACAGTTAGTAACTTTAATACCAACACCATTAGATTTACTGTTACAGGAACAGATAATACACCCAAAGTAGAACTATTTGATAGTGACGAAGGTTTAATTTTTGGTGTTGCCTCAACTGCATCCACTTCTCAAACAGAAACACCTACAACTCAACCAGAAACCGAATCCACACCAACCCCCCAGTCAGAAAATCAAACTCAACCCGAACAACCAACAGCCCAGAGTGATCAACCTATTGAATTGATAGTTACAGGTGAACAAGATAGATATCGCGTAATTGATGCTACCACTGCCACTAGAACTGATACAGCACTCAGGGATACCCCTCAATCAATACAAGTAGTTCCTGAACAAGTATTAAAAGACCAACAAGCCATTAGACTGAATGATGCAGTTCGTAACGTCAGTGGAGTTAACACTGGTGATACTTTTGGTGGTACAAAAGATAATTTTGTAATTCGTGGTTTTTCCAGTTCTTTTGGTGGCAACATTCTCACTAATGGCTTGGGTAGTAATGGCTTTGCCACTGGTTTTAATGAAACTGCCAATTTAGAGCGGGTAGAAGTTCTCAAAGGTCCAGCTTCAGTTTTGTACGGTAATCTAGAACCAGGAGGAGTAATTAACTTAGTTACCAAAAAACCCCTGTTTCAACCATTTTACTCTGCTGAATTCCAAGTCGGAAATCACTCATTTTATCGTGGGGCAATAGATATTTCTAGTCCTTTAAATGTAGAAAAAACAGCCAGCTATAGATTGAATGCTGCTTACGAAAACTCAGGAACTTTCCGTAATTTTGACCAACGGATTGAACGCACATTCTTAGCACCTGTGGTTAGTTTACAACTAGGTAAACAAACAGATTTAACTTTGGAATTTAGTTATTTGAATGATGAAAGACCTTTTGATAGGGGTCTGATAGCTATTGGTAATAAAGTTGTTGATGTTCCCTACAACCGAATTTTTGGTGAACCAGATGATGTGAGTAAGGTAGAAGAAATTAGTGCCAGCTATCTGTTAGAACATCGGTTTAATGAAAATTTAAAACTACGCAATACATTTAGATTCCTATCAACTGATACTTTTGACTATCGTGCAGATCAATTAGGATTAGATGAGGAAACGGGAGAGGTAACCAGAAATTTCCGATCCAATGACGATATTGCTAGAAAATATGCCTTCCAAACTGATTTAACCAGTAAGTTCAAAACAGGTTCTATAGCACATACTCTTTTGTTTGGCGTTGACTTTGCCAACAGAACATCAGAAGGAACTCAAAGACGATTACCTGCGGGCTTGACTCCCAGCATTAATATTTTTAACCCAATCTATAACCAAATAGCTAGACCGTCTCTTTCAGAACTGACAAATGTAGTTCGGGACAGTAAAGATACCAGCAGTTCTTTAGGGTTATTTTTACAAGATCAAATTTCCTTAACTGACAATTTCAAATTAGTGGTAGGTGGAAGGTTTGATTTTGTAGACCAAGAAAGCAGATTTAACGATGAAACTTCCAACCAATACGATACGGCTTTTACGCCCCGTGTTGGTTTAGTGTACCAACCTATTAAACCCATCTCACTTTATACCAGCTATAGTCAATCATTTCAACCCAATTTTGCGACAAGGGCTGATGGTTCTTTATTAGATCCCGAACGTGGTACACAGTATGAAGCGGGCATTCGTGGAGAATTTTTAGATAGCAAATTGGTAACTAATTTAGCTATTTATCAAATTACTAAATCTAATGTGGCTACTGTAGATCCAAACAATACAGGCTTTAGTATTGCTGTGGGAGAGCAGAAAAGTACAGGTATTGAACTTGATGTAACTGGGCAAATTCTTCCTGGTTGGAATATTATCGCTTCCTATGCCTATACTGATGCTAAAGTCACCACAAGTAACGAAGGACTAAAAGGCAATAGATTGGCCAATGTTCCCTATAATTCTGCCAGCCTTTGGACTACTTATGAATTTCAAAAAGGTAACTTGCAAGGATTAGGATTGGGACTAGGAGCGTTTTTTGTAGGTGAACGTCAAGGTGATCTAGAAAATACTTTCCAACTACCTAGCTATGTACGTACAGATGCAGCCATTTTTTACCAGAGAAATAATTGGCGAGCGGCTCTAAATTTCAAAAATCTTTTTGATATTAATTACATCCGTTCAGCCGAATATAGAGAAGCTATTGCCCCCGGTGATCCTTTCACAGTTGTTGGTTCAATTGCTGTAGAGTTTTAA
- a CDS encoding non-ribosomal peptide synthetase, which translates to MTQSVNDFSTLVELLRYRSLEQLNTEAFTFLPDGEAQGKSWTYADLDCQSRAIAVQLQALKLTGERALLLYPPGLDYLAAFFGCLYAGVVAVPAYPPRNHRNTPRILAILKDAQAAVILTTSGILSQVQTLLKDKFDTDNIHWLTTDNLDLGIEADWQEPVINLETLAFLQYTSGSTGTPKGVMLSHGNLLHNAEVTRQYMEHTASSQFITWLPAYHDMGLIGGILQPLYGGFPCIMMPPASFLQRPYRWLKTISDYRGTTSGAPNFAYELCIEKITPEQRSTLDLSSWTVAFNGAEPIRQESLERFAQTFAECGFRPEAFYPCYGMAEATLMVSGSVKSALVRTKTLQKTALECNHVIDDAANADNGIQIVSCGQVVPQQQIVIANPDTLTCCASDEIGEIWVSGPSIGHGYWNHPEETEQTFHAYLQDTGAGPFLRTGDLGFLHDGELFITGRAKDLIIIRGRNLYPQDIELTAERSHQMLRAGSVAAFAVEVEKEEQLVVVQELEFRAKPNIEEVTAAIRKAITEEHEIQVYAVVLIKAGTIPKTSSGKIQRRATKARFLEDTLEIVGSSILEISQTTEAEEVLTRSELLAVAPEQRQQLLNSHLQKLVARVLRVKPEQVAFQKPLSSLGLDSLKVFELKNRIEVDFKVAISVAELFDGAGIAELINNILDQINSNRTHVYLPISKVERNTHQYPLTFTQQQLWFINQLQPGTATYNIPVAVHIPGSLNFSALVNSLNAIIQRHEILRTSFALVDGEPVQKVVDVVNFTVLQVDLQHLDQQQQEIEVKTLSLQEAQSSFDLGTAPLLRAKLLKLNPEKSILILTLHHLVGDGLSINILVKELSTIYQALCAGQPSPLSELSLQYSDFVYWQRNYLQRKVLEQHLGYWQQQLSGNLPILQLPKDRTRPPIQTFKGAQQKFVIPKNLTEEIKQLSKGEDATLFMTLLATFQTLLYRYTGQEDILVGSPIANRNRAEIEQLIGCFVNTLVLRTNLSGNPSFKELLARVRKTAIEAYTHQDLPFEKLVEALQPNRDLSYNPLFQVMFVLQNADADAIWKTEELETETAKFDLLLSMIESEEGLTGTLEYNTDLFNADTISRMSGHFQTLLEGIVKNVNQYISELPILTPPERQTLLVEWNNTQVEYPEFACIHQLFEAQVEKTPDAVAVVFENQQLTYQELNKKANQLAHYLQSLGVKPDTLVGICVERSLEMVVGILGILKAGAAYVPLDPTYPIDRLSFVLKDAQLKFVLTQQKQSHKLTTDTTELICLDTDWESICQQSQVNATSNTTPASLAYIIYTSGSTGKPKGVLVNHANVVRLFAGTDAWFKFNQQDVWTLFHSIAFDFSVWEIWGALLYGGCLVVVSYEVSRSPQAFYELLSEHKVKVLNQTPSAFRQLIQVDKSVETAKKLQHLRYVIFGGEALELQSLQPWFEQYGDKSPALVNMYGITETTVHVTYRSLTCTDITQAQGSVIGNPIPDLQVYLLDRYQQLVPMGVPGEMYVGGAGLARGYLNRQELTQQRFISNPFVPGTRLYRTGDLARYLPNGELEYLGRIDNQVKIRGFRIELGEIEAILSQYPRVRETVLLVREDISNDRRLLAYIVPDQKADFSVNELRHFLKEKLPEYMLPSAFLVLEALPLTPNGKVDRRALPAPDNLRPELANNYQAPESDVEKSIAKVWQQVLQLEKVGVNDNFFDLGGHSLLVVQLNNKLREILHRDLSVVEIFQNPTIKSLAEHLSKKAEAPATLGKMRERVGKQKEALSQRNQLLMKQRKQFN; encoded by the coding sequence ATGACTCAATCTGTTAATGATTTTTCTACGCTTGTAGAGTTACTGCGTTACAGGTCTTTGGAACAACTAAATACTGAGGCTTTTACTTTTCTGCCAGATGGAGAAGCACAGGGAAAGTCTTGGACTTATGCAGATTTGGACTGTCAAAGTAGAGCAATCGCTGTTCAATTACAGGCATTAAAATTAACTGGTGAACGTGCGTTACTCCTGTACCCACCAGGACTAGATTACCTAGCTGCTTTCTTCGGTTGTTTGTATGCTGGAGTGGTAGCAGTTCCCGCTTATCCACCACGCAACCACCGCAATACACCGAGAATTTTAGCAATTTTAAAAGATGCACAAGCCGCAGTTATCCTGACCACATCAGGAATATTGTCACAGGTGCAAACTTTACTTAAAGATAAATTTGATACAGATAATATTCATTGGCTGACCACCGATAACCTTGATCTCGGCATAGAAGCAGATTGGCAAGAACCTGTAATTAATCTAGAAACTCTAGCCTTTTTACAATATACTTCTGGTTCTACTGGCACACCTAAAGGTGTAATGCTCAGTCATGGTAATTTGTTACACAATGCTGAAGTTACCCGCCAATACATGGAACATACAGCTAGTAGTCAATTTATTACTTGGCTACCTGCTTATCATGACATGGGATTGATTGGCGGTATACTGCAACCTTTGTATGGTGGTTTTCCTTGTATCATGATGCCACCCGCATCCTTTCTGCAACGTCCCTATCGGTGGTTAAAAACAATTTCTGATTATAGAGGAACTACCAGTGGCGCTCCTAACTTTGCCTACGAGCTATGTATTGAAAAAATCACCCCAGAACAACGGTCAACACTAGATTTAAGTAGTTGGACTGTTGCTTTTAACGGTGCTGAACCAATTCGTCAGGAAAGTCTAGAACGATTTGCTCAGACCTTTGCTGAATGCGGTTTTCGTCCAGAAGCTTTTTATCCTTGCTATGGCATGGCAGAAGCAACCTTAATGGTTTCTGGTAGCGTTAAATCTGCGTTAGTCAGAACTAAGACATTACAAAAAACCGCTTTAGAATGCAATCATGTAATTGATGATGCTGCTAACGCAGATAACGGCATTCAAATAGTTAGCTGTGGTCAAGTTGTACCGCAACAACAAATTGTTATTGCTAACCCAGACACCTTAACCTGTTGTGCAAGCGATGAAATTGGGGAAATCTGGGTATCAGGTCCGAGTATTGGTCATGGTTACTGGAACCATCCAGAGGAAACAGAGCAAACATTCCACGCATATCTGCAAGATACGGGAGCCGGTCCATTTTTGCGGACTGGAGATTTAGGATTTCTGCATGATGGTGAACTCTTCATTACTGGACGAGCAAAAGATTTAATTATTATCAGAGGTCGTAACCTTTACCCCCAAGATATTGAACTCACAGCAGAACGCAGTCATCAAATGTTGCGTGCAGGAAGCGTTGCTGCTTTTGCGGTGGAGGTAGAAAAAGAAGAACAGTTAGTAGTAGTTCAAGAATTAGAATTTCGTGCTAAACCAAATATAGAAGAAGTGACCGCTGCTATTAGAAAAGCAATTACAGAAGAACATGAAATACAAGTTTATGCAGTTGTCTTAATCAAAGCTGGTACTATTCCTAAAACATCCAGTGGCAAAATTCAACGTCGTGCTACAAAAGCCAGATTTTTAGAAGATACATTAGAAATTGTTGGTAGCAGCATTCTGGAAATTAGCCAAACAACAGAAGCAGAGGAAGTTCTCACACGCAGCGAATTACTAGCAGTAGCACCAGAACAAAGACAACAACTATTAAATTCTCACTTACAAAAATTAGTAGCTAGGGTTTTGAGGGTCAAACCTGAACAGGTAGCTTTTCAAAAACCTTTGAGTAGTTTAGGTTTAGATTCTCTGAAAGTATTTGAGTTAAAAAATCGCATAGAAGTTGATTTTAAGGTAGCTATATCTGTAGCTGAATTATTTGATGGTGCTGGTATTGCTGAGTTGATAAACAACATACTAGACCAAATTAATAGCAACCGTACTCATGTATACTTGCCTATTTCTAAAGTTGAGAGAAATACTCATCAATATCCACTAACCTTTACTCAACAACAATTATGGTTTATTAATCAACTGCAACCGGGAACAGCTACCTATAATATTCCTGTAGCGGTTCATATTCCTGGAAGTTTGAATTTTTCGGCTTTGGTTAATAGTCTTAATGCTATTATTCAAAGACATGAAATTTTACGCACCAGCTTTGCATTAGTAGATGGTGAACCTGTTCAGAAAGTTGTCGATGTTGTTAATTTCACTGTACTGCAAGTCGATTTACAGCATCTTGACCAGCAACAGCAAGAGATTGAGGTTAAAACATTATCTTTACAAGAAGCTCAGTCATCTTTTGATTTAGGAACAGCGCCGTTATTACGAGCAAAACTGCTAAAATTAAACCCAGAAAAGTCAATATTAATATTGACATTACATCACTTAGTTGGTGATGGTTTGTCAATCAATATTTTAGTTAAGGAACTATCAACTATTTATCAGGCTTTATGTGCTGGTCAACCTTCTCCTTTATCAGAATTGTCTTTGCAATATAGTGATTTTGTGTATTGGCAACGCAATTATTTACAAAGAAAAGTTTTAGAACAGCATTTAGGTTATTGGCAACAACAGTTAAGCGGTAATTTACCTATTTTACAACTACCTAAAGACAGAACTAGACCACCTATACAAACTTTTAAAGGAGCGCAACAGAAGTTTGTAATTCCCAAAAACTTAACTGAAGAAATTAAACAGTTAAGCAAAGGAGAAGATGCTACTTTATTCATGACCTTGTTAGCGACATTTCAAACTTTATTATACCGCTACACAGGTCAAGAAGATATTCTTGTTGGTTCACCAATTGCTAACCGTAACCGTGCTGAAATAGAACAGTTAATTGGCTGTTTTGTCAATACTTTAGTATTGCGGACAAATTTATCAGGAAATCCCAGCTTTAAAGAATTGTTAGCACGAGTCAGAAAAACCGCGATTGAGGCATATACTCATCAAGATTTACCTTTTGAAAAGTTAGTAGAAGCCTTACAGCCAAATCGGGATTTGAGCTATAACCCACTGTTCCAAGTAATGTTTGTACTTCAGAATGCTGATGCAGATGCAATTTGGAAAACTGAGGAATTGGAGACAGAAACAGCTAAGTTTGATCTCCTGCTATCAATGATTGAAAGTGAGGAAGGATTAACAGGAACTCTGGAATATAATACTGATTTATTTAACGCTGATACCATTAGCAGAATGAGCGGACATTTTCAAACTTTGCTAGAAGGTATAGTGAAGAATGTTAATCAGTATATTTCCGAGTTACCAATTTTGACACCTCCTGAACGTCAAACATTGTTAGTAGAGTGGAATAATACTCAAGTTGAATATCCTGAATTTGCTTGTATTCATCAACTATTTGAAGCACAGGTAGAAAAGACACCGGATGCTGTAGCAGTAGTATTTGAGAATCAACAACTTACCTATCAGGAATTAAACAAAAAAGCTAATCAACTAGCACATTACCTGCAAAGTTTAGGCGTGAAACCAGATACCTTGGTAGGTATTTGTGTGGAACGCTCTCTAGAAATGGTAGTAGGGATTTTGGGAATATTAAAAGCGGGTGCGGCTTATGTGCCATTAGACCCTACGTACCCAATTGATCGTCTTAGTTTCGTCCTAAAAGATGCTCAGTTAAAATTCGTCCTCACTCAACAAAAACAAAGCCATAAATTAACCACAGATACAACAGAATTAATCTGCCTAGATACTGATTGGGAAAGTATCTGTCAACAAAGTCAAGTGAATGCCACAAGTAATACTACACCTGCATCCTTGGCGTATATTATTTACACTTCCGGTTCAACAGGTAAACCCAAAGGCGTTTTAGTCAATCACGCTAACGTTGTGCGCTTGTTTGCTGGAACTGATGCCTGGTTTAAGTTCAATCAGCAGGATGTGTGGACTTTATTCCACTCTATTGCTTTCGACTTCTCAGTGTGGGAAATTTGGGGTGCTTTGCTGTATGGTGGTTGTTTAGTTGTTGTTTCCTATGAAGTCAGTCGCTCTCCCCAAGCTTTCTATGAGTTATTGTCTGAACACAAGGTGAAAGTTCTTAACCAAACTCCCTCAGCTTTCAGACAATTAATACAGGTTGATAAATCTGTGGAGACTGCTAAAAAATTACAACATCTCAGATATGTAATTTTTGGTGGTGAGGCTTTAGAACTGCAAAGTTTGCAGCCGTGGTTTGAGCAGTATGGAGATAAGTCACCAGCGTTAGTCAATATGTACGGTATTACAGAAACAACCGTACACGTTACTTACCGCTCATTAACTTGTACAGATATAACTCAGGCGCAAGGAAGTGTGATTGGTAATCCCATTCCTGACTTGCAAGTTTATCTACTAGACCGATATCAGCAACTTGTACCAATGGGAGTTCCAGGTGAAATGTACGTTGGTGGTGCTGGTTTGGCGCGGGGTTATTTAAATCGCCAAGAACTCACACAGCAGCGATTTATTTCTAACCCATTTGTACCTGGAACGCGGCTTTATCGTACTGGAGATTTGGCACGATATTTACCAAATGGTGAATTAGAATACTTAGGTCGGATTGATAATCAAGTCAAAATTCGTGGTTTCCGCATCGAGTTGGGAGAGATTGAGGCAATACTGAGTCAATACCCAAGAGTCAGAGAAACGGTGCTTTTAGTTAGGGAAGACATATCAAATGATCGTCGTTTGCTTGCCTACATAGTTCCTGATCAAAAGGCTGACTTTTCTGTGAATGAATTAAGGCATTTTCTCAAAGAAAAACTGCCGGAATATATGCTTCCTTCTGCGTTTCTAGTTTTAGAAGCATTACCGTTGACACCTAATGGCAAAGTAGACCGTCGAGCTTTACCAGCACCGGATAATTTACGTCCAGAATTAGCCAATAATTATCAAGCTCCTGAATCTGATGTAGAAAAATCAATTGCTAAAGTTTGGCAACAGGTATTACAATTAGAGAAAGTTGGTGTTAATGATAATTTCTTTGACCTGGGTGGACATTCTTTGTTAGTTGTACAGCTAAACAATAAACTCAGAGAAATTTTGCACCGGGATTTATCAGTTGTAGAAATTTTTCAAAATCCCACTATTAAGTCTTTGGCGGAACATTTAAGCAAAAAGGCAGAAGCACCAGCAACTTTAGGAAAAATGCGCGAAAGAGTTGGTAAACAAAAAGAAGCTCTGAGCCAACGCAATCAATTATTAATGAAGCAACGCAAACAGTTTAATTAA
- a CDS encoding glycosyltransferase, giving the protein MNITILTWGSDGDLIPYIALGLGLQRAGHLVKIATTIYAKDLVTQWGLEFIPVDCKAWYKDFLVGSHQNPFVIAEYYNYVLQPVEESFLPILKDVCSGAEAIIFSPPAFAAFELLEKLGIPGYAACVVPLHPTRAFSNHFTPTNWQFGGTYNWLTYTFFNQLLWQYIQKPINQWRQEILQLPPVSRFADPLSRMCKAKIPFIYGYSPAFVPKPFDWPDWVNVTGYWFLDKPKNWQPPQDLVDFIAADSPPVYIGFGYKAGWDQKALMKLSLEALALSGQRGIVLMGDDLTNEFDLPDEVFPIEWVPFDWLFPQMAAVVHHGGCGTVAAALGAGVPNIIVPYNYDNFFWSYRISDLGIGSQPLHFKNLTPEKLAVAIKAVVNDKVIQNKVMEMSKSIQAEDGVPTAVELIQHYLGIH; this is encoded by the coding sequence ATGAATATTACAATTTTAACATGGGGTTCGGATGGCGATCTAATACCTTATATAGCTTTAGGATTGGGATTGCAACGGGCTGGTCATTTAGTAAAAATAGCTACTACAATTTATGCTAAAGATTTAGTTACTCAATGGGGTTTAGAGTTTATTCCTGTCGATTGTAAGGCGTGGTATAAAGATTTCTTGGTTGGTTCGCATCAAAATCCTTTTGTTATTGCGGAATATTATAATTATGTTTTACAACCAGTAGAAGAAAGCTTTTTGCCTATACTAAAAGATGTTTGTTCCGGTGCAGAAGCAATCATATTTTCACCGCCCGCATTTGCTGCTTTTGAATTGTTGGAAAAATTAGGTATACCTGGATATGCAGCTTGTGTTGTACCTCTGCATCCAACTCGTGCATTTTCTAATCACTTTACTCCCACTAATTGGCAGTTTGGAGGAACTTATAACTGGCTAACTTACACTTTTTTTAATCAACTGTTATGGCAATATATTCAAAAACCAATTAATCAATGGCGACAGGAAATTTTGCAGTTACCTCCTGTGTCTCGATTTGCAGATCCATTAAGTCGAATGTGCAAGGCTAAAATACCATTTATTTATGGTTATAGTCCTGCTTTTGTACCTAAACCTTTTGATTGGCCAGATTGGGTAAATGTTACAGGTTATTGGTTTCTAGATAAACCAAAAAATTGGCAACCACCTCAAGACTTAGTTGATTTTATAGCTGCCGACTCGCCACCTGTTTATATTGGTTTTGGCTATAAAGCAGGTTGGGATCAAAAGGCACTGATGAAATTATCTTTAGAAGCACTGGCGCTTTCTGGACAAAGAGGGATTGTATTAATGGGAGATGATTTAACCAATGAATTTGATTTACCAGATGAAGTCTTCCCAATAGAATGGGTACCCTTTGATTGGTTATTTCCTCAAATGGCAGCAGTTGTCCATCATGGTGGTTGTGGTACTGTTGCAGCTGCTTTAGGTGCTGGTGTTCCTAACATTATTGTTCCCTACAATTATGACAATTTTTTCTGGAGTTATCGGATATCTGATTTAGGGATAGGTTCACAGCCGTTGCACTTTAAGAATTTAACACCTGAAAAATTAGCTGTAGCAATTAAAGCTGTCGTTAATGACAAAGTTATTCAAAATAAGGTAATGGAAATGAGTAAATCTATTCAGGCAGAGGATGGTGTTCCAACGGCAGTGGAACTCATTCAGCATTACTTGGGAATTCATTAA